One window of Bactrocera tryoni isolate S06 chromosome 2, CSIRO_BtryS06_freeze2, whole genome shotgun sequence genomic DNA carries:
- the LOC120767598 gene encoding LOW QUALITY PROTEIN: galectin-9-like (The sequence of the model RefSeq protein was modified relative to this genomic sequence to represent the inferred CDS: inserted 1 base in 1 codon; substituted 1 base at 1 genomic stop codon), with protein sequence MPLEVLSTLPSLVCQXVETMGNTYTSTKRSILEXNEFDYVIDDFEPVYRTHELGILKEGVCFRVTGQILLTCERFFINFLVDNAAGDVALHLNARLPQNYIVRNSRVNKRWQVEQNTSAIPFTLRRGTRFLMQFLITETAFLISVNGFHFTTYVHCIPYRLISSVVVIGEVTDVLVTHTEVATYPDRIDTIRPVEVTLRSSLASTRSTRSGYAQLTRRDSGWRFSLVLKALRWQAEIAAPYVGSLPRNMMKPGRLLKIEGRVKLLPMSFYINLQNGVYFWPHPIIAFHFASCFFKKRENISKAQIVRCAWYDGQWSPEECSDIDTEFLPGKTFRLAIVCMENAYEVYLNGKFLLEFRYHMRPEVVDTVYICGDVKLNWVSLHSNVEDDGTTLQYFTNQLVKSRSTFTIQPRRDTYRPTFDPSTF encoded by the exons ATGCCACTGGAAGTTCTATCGACTCTCCCATCGCTTGTCTGTC TTGTTGAAACAATGGGAAATACTTACACTTCTACGAAACGTTCAATTcttgaa TAGAACGAATTCGATTATGTCATAGATGACTTCGAGCCGGTGTACCGAACGCATGAGCTGGGAATACTCAAAGAGGGTGTTTGCTTTAGAGTCACCGGTCAAATACTGTTAACTTGTGAACG CTTCTTCATCAATTTTCTGGTGGATAATGCGGCGGGCGACGTGGCGTTACACCTTAATGCGCGTCTACCGCAGAATTATATCGTGCGCAACAGTCGGGTCAACAAGCGGTGGCAAGTTGAGCAGAACACCTCCGCGATACCATTCACACTGCGACGTGGCACCAGATTCCTCATGCAGTTTCTCATCACCGAAACCGCTTTTCTTATATCCGTGAACGGTTTTCATTTCACCACCTACGTACATTGCATACCATATCGCTTGATTAGCTCTGTGGTGGTGATAGGTGAGGTCACAGATGTCTTAGTGACGCATACAGAGGTCGCCACATATCCCGATCGCATCGATACAATACGACCTGTGGAAGTCACACTCAGAAGTAGTCTCGCCTCAACCCGCTCGACTAGATCTGGATATGCTCAGCTGACGAGGAGAGATTCAGGTTGGCGTTTCAGCTTGGTATTGAAAGCCTTGCGTTGGCAGGCTGAAATTGCTGCACCCTACGTGGGCAGCTTACCGCGGAATATGATGAAGCCGGGTCGTCTGCTCAAGATCGAGGGACGTGTCAAATTATTACCAATGTCCTTTTATATAAACTTACAAAATGGCGTTTATTTCTGGCCACATCCGATCATCGCCTTCCATTTCGCTTCGTGCTTTTTCAAAAAACGCGAAAACATATCGAAAGCGCAAATTGTGCGCTGCGCTTGGTACGATGGCCAATGGTCACCGGAAGAATGCTCGGATATCGATACGGAATTTCTGCCGGGCAAAACATTTCGACTGGCTATTGTGTGCATGGAAAACGCTTACGAGGTGTATTTGAATGGCAAATTTCTGCTCGAATTCCGGTATCACATGCGCCCAGAAGTGGTGGATACGGTGTACATATGTGGCGATGTCAAGCTCAACTGGGTGTCTCTGCATAGCAATGTTGAAGATGATGGAACCACGTTGCAGTACTTTACCAACCAACTTGTAAAATCACGCTCTACATTCACCATTCAGCCCCGACGAGACACTTACCGACCCACTTTTGATCCATCGACCTTTTAA
- the LOC120769664 gene encoding galectin-8-like isoform X3 has product MPCYKKCKSSNGSDADDENMSSFYDYVEPLPVYQNEKIGTLKEGISFTVTGSILLNCERFSINFVIENPTRDVALHINPRLPQNYIVRNTKVKGVWGKEEVSSALPFSLHRGSKFAIQIFITDSDYLISVNGVHFAKYAHRLPYTTVSTIEVKGDVEDVSMERDEVECYPEHIPGFNPKEIRTALDIFDEQPNGDKTALMPYDEVDSSNLDWAPLGIKSSIALMKNIACGIPLPYYGLLPPDSLKVGRCLQIVGRVKLLPQSFYINLQKGQHYWPHPIIAFHFNPRFSKQSGAIGKAIVCRNAWYNGAWADEERSELDTDFRPGKTFRLAIVCAENAFEVYLNEKLITDFRYRIKPDVVDTVYIQGDIKLRSVVLLTNLSPKGTRRIYTNPLFRY; this is encoded by the exons ATGCCCtgctataagaaatgtaaaTCGAGCAATGGCTCAGATGCCGATGATGAGAACATG AGCTCCTTTTACGACTATGTGGAACCGTTGCCCGTGTACCAGAACGAAAAGATCGGCACCCTCAAGGAGGGCATCAGCTTCACAGTGACCGGCAGCATTTTGCTCAACTGCGAGCG ATTCTCCATAAATTTCGTCATTGAGAACCCAACACGTGACGTCGCTCTGCACATCAATCCACGGCTGCCGCAAAACTACATCGTGCGCAACACGAAAGTGAAAGGCGTCTGGGGCAAGGAGGAGGTCTCATCAGCACTGCCATTCTCACTGCATCGCGGCAGTAAATTCGCCATACAGATCTTCATCACCGATAGCGATTATCTGATCTCGGTGAATGGCGTACACTTCGCCAAGTATGCGCATCGCTTACCCTACACAACGGTCTCGACGATAGAGGTGAAGGGCGACGTAGAGGACGTGAGCATGGAGCGCGACGAGGTGGAATGCTACCCGGAGCACATACCCGGCTTCAATCCCAAAGAGATACGCACAGCGCTGGACATTTTCGATGAACAGCCCAATGGCGATAAGACAGCGCTTATGCCGTACGACGAAGTGGACAGTTCGAATTTGGATTGGGCACCGCTGGGCATAAAGAGTTCGATTGCCTTAATGAAGAATATCGCTTGTGGCATACCACTGCCTTACTATGGTCTGCTGCCGCCGGACTCGCTGAAAGTAGGGCGTTGTCTGCAGATTGTGGGGCGTGTGAAATTGCTGCCGCAGTCGTTCTACATCAACCTACAGAAGGGCCAACACTATTGGCCACATCCGATTATCGCATTTCACTTTAACCCGCGCTTCTCGAAACAGAGCGGCGCCATAGGCAAAGCGATTGTGTGTCGAAATGCTTGGTACAATGGCGCTTGGGCGGATGAGGAGCGCTCCGAATTGGACACGGACTTTCGGCCGGGCAAAACCTTCCGTTTGGCTATCGTGTGCGCGGAGAATGCATTTGAGGTGTACTTGAATGAGAAGCTCATCACCGACTTCAGATACCGCATCAAGCCGGATGTGGTGGACACGGTGTACATACAGGGTGATATTAAATTGCGCAGTGTTGTGCTGCTCACCAACCTGTCGCCGAAGGGCACGAGACGCATTTACACAAATCCGCTATTCAGATATTAG
- the LOC120769664 gene encoding galectin-4-like isoform X1, producing MAALAFCVCSALEQFCEFADAFVRFGLSASRSFQYLRAKRNQIEFRRNCRAIWLQELSNRHALSVRVVYEILRRVRIPLTSANYVDHTIELVKKDMHRRGIDFAAIEASAEAYEAIDNFAAQRRSLAGQDSTDGGHRDYDMVDNYDDIEVLSGDEIDSSFYDYVEPLPVYQNEKIGTLKEGISFTVTGSILLNCERFSINFVIENPTRDVALHINPRLPQNYIVRNTKVKGVWGKEEVSSALPFSLHRGSKFAIQIFITDSDYLISVNGVHFAKYAHRLPYTTVSTIEVKGDVEDVSMERDEVECYPEHIPGFNPKEIRTALDIFDEQPNGDKTALMPYDEVDSSNLDWAPLGIKSSIALMKNIACGIPLPYYGLLPPDSLKVGRCLQIVGRVKLLPQSFYINLQKGQHYWPHPIIAFHFNPRFSKQSGAIGKAIVCRNAWYNGAWADEERSELDTDFRPGKTFRLAIVCAENAFEVYLNEKLITDFRYRIKPDVVDTVYIQGDIKLRSVVLLTNLSPKGTRRIYTNPLFRY from the exons ATGGCCGCACTGGCATTTTGTGTGTGCAGTGCACTAGAGCAGTTCTGTGAATTCGCGGATGCATTTGTGCGTTTCGGTTTAAGTGCAAGTAGAAGTTTCCAGTATCTGCGTGCCAAACGTAATCAAATTGAATTTCGACGAAATTGTCGTGCTATCTGGCTGCAAGAGTTATCCAACAGACACGCATTATCAGTGCGAGTTGTGTACGAGATATTACGTCGTGTGCGTATACCGTTGACTAGTGCCAATTACGTAGATCATACAATCGAATTAGTTAAAAAAGATATGCATCGACGAGGCATCGATTTTGCCGCTATCGAGGCATCTGCCGAAGCTTACGAGGCCATTGATAATTTTGCGGCGCAACGCCGGTCTTTAGCAGGTCAAGATTCAACGGATGGCGGACACCGGGACTATGACATGGTGGATAATTATGATGACATTGAAGTGCTCAGTGGTGATGAAATTGAT AGCTCCTTTTACGACTATGTGGAACCGTTGCCCGTGTACCAGAACGAAAAGATCGGCACCCTCAAGGAGGGCATCAGCTTCACAGTGACCGGCAGCATTTTGCTCAACTGCGAGCG ATTCTCCATAAATTTCGTCATTGAGAACCCAACACGTGACGTCGCTCTGCACATCAATCCACGGCTGCCGCAAAACTACATCGTGCGCAACACGAAAGTGAAAGGCGTCTGGGGCAAGGAGGAGGTCTCATCAGCACTGCCATTCTCACTGCATCGCGGCAGTAAATTCGCCATACAGATCTTCATCACCGATAGCGATTATCTGATCTCGGTGAATGGCGTACACTTCGCCAAGTATGCGCATCGCTTACCCTACACAACGGTCTCGACGATAGAGGTGAAGGGCGACGTAGAGGACGTGAGCATGGAGCGCGACGAGGTGGAATGCTACCCGGAGCACATACCCGGCTTCAATCCCAAAGAGATACGCACAGCGCTGGACATTTTCGATGAACAGCCCAATGGCGATAAGACAGCGCTTATGCCGTACGACGAAGTGGACAGTTCGAATTTGGATTGGGCACCGCTGGGCATAAAGAGTTCGATTGCCTTAATGAAGAATATCGCTTGTGGCATACCACTGCCTTACTATGGTCTGCTGCCGCCGGACTCGCTGAAAGTAGGGCGTTGTCTGCAGATTGTGGGGCGTGTGAAATTGCTGCCGCAGTCGTTCTACATCAACCTACAGAAGGGCCAACACTATTGGCCACATCCGATTATCGCATTTCACTTTAACCCGCGCTTCTCGAAACAGAGCGGCGCCATAGGCAAAGCGATTGTGTGTCGAAATGCTTGGTACAATGGCGCTTGGGCGGATGAGGAGCGCTCCGAATTGGACACGGACTTTCGGCCGGGCAAAACCTTCCGTTTGGCTATCGTGTGCGCGGAGAATGCATTTGAGGTGTACTTGAATGAGAAGCTCATCACCGACTTCAGATACCGCATCAAGCCGGATGTGGTGGACACGGTGTACATACAGGGTGATATTAAATTGCGCAGTGTTGTGCTGCTCACCAACCTGTCGCCGAAGGGCACGAGACGCATTTACACAAATCCGCTATTCAGATATTAG
- the LOC120769664 gene encoding galectin-8-like isoform X2: protein MCFRGIFDCLFGCCKSNNTHGLNESSFYDYVEPLPVYQNEKIGTLKEGISFTVTGSILLNCERFSINFVIENPTRDVALHINPRLPQNYIVRNTKVKGVWGKEEVSSALPFSLHRGSKFAIQIFITDSDYLISVNGVHFAKYAHRLPYTTVSTIEVKGDVEDVSMERDEVECYPEHIPGFNPKEIRTALDIFDEQPNGDKTALMPYDEVDSSNLDWAPLGIKSSIALMKNIACGIPLPYYGLLPPDSLKVGRCLQIVGRVKLLPQSFYINLQKGQHYWPHPIIAFHFNPRFSKQSGAIGKAIVCRNAWYNGAWADEERSELDTDFRPGKTFRLAIVCAENAFEVYLNEKLITDFRYRIKPDVVDTVYIQGDIKLRSVVLLTNLSPKGTRRIYTNPLFRY from the exons atgtgcttTCGCGGTATTTTCGATTGCCTCTTCGGCTGTTGTAAGTCGAATAACACACATGGTCTAAATGAG AGCTCCTTTTACGACTATGTGGAACCGTTGCCCGTGTACCAGAACGAAAAGATCGGCACCCTCAAGGAGGGCATCAGCTTCACAGTGACCGGCAGCATTTTGCTCAACTGCGAGCG ATTCTCCATAAATTTCGTCATTGAGAACCCAACACGTGACGTCGCTCTGCACATCAATCCACGGCTGCCGCAAAACTACATCGTGCGCAACACGAAAGTGAAAGGCGTCTGGGGCAAGGAGGAGGTCTCATCAGCACTGCCATTCTCACTGCATCGCGGCAGTAAATTCGCCATACAGATCTTCATCACCGATAGCGATTATCTGATCTCGGTGAATGGCGTACACTTCGCCAAGTATGCGCATCGCTTACCCTACACAACGGTCTCGACGATAGAGGTGAAGGGCGACGTAGAGGACGTGAGCATGGAGCGCGACGAGGTGGAATGCTACCCGGAGCACATACCCGGCTTCAATCCCAAAGAGATACGCACAGCGCTGGACATTTTCGATGAACAGCCCAATGGCGATAAGACAGCGCTTATGCCGTACGACGAAGTGGACAGTTCGAATTTGGATTGGGCACCGCTGGGCATAAAGAGTTCGATTGCCTTAATGAAGAATATCGCTTGTGGCATACCACTGCCTTACTATGGTCTGCTGCCGCCGGACTCGCTGAAAGTAGGGCGTTGTCTGCAGATTGTGGGGCGTGTGAAATTGCTGCCGCAGTCGTTCTACATCAACCTACAGAAGGGCCAACACTATTGGCCACATCCGATTATCGCATTTCACTTTAACCCGCGCTTCTCGAAACAGAGCGGCGCCATAGGCAAAGCGATTGTGTGTCGAAATGCTTGGTACAATGGCGCTTGGGCGGATGAGGAGCGCTCCGAATTGGACACGGACTTTCGGCCGGGCAAAACCTTCCGTTTGGCTATCGTGTGCGCGGAGAATGCATTTGAGGTGTACTTGAATGAGAAGCTCATCACCGACTTCAGATACCGCATCAAGCCGGATGTGGTGGACACGGTGTACATACAGGGTGATATTAAATTGCGCAGTGTTGTGCTGCTCACCAACCTGTCGCCGAAGGGCACGAGACGCATTTACACAAATCCGCTATTCAGATATTAG
- the LOC120769663 gene encoding uncharacterized protein LOC120769663, with translation MENPQSTFEYLCRVCAANTKGKNSVAECVYILKTPALKDKIERYLYLTISEEDILPKVLCKACFRQVEATASLSKIAKHTQKVFRDFIFNTKSCLQAESSESNNPTSKAPASKSPKECASVAQVPERPKPKEREKLVVQSAESTPPASLPASSTCSHKDEVVLNVSVNDPLTRETQHKMITASRRQNSLDTRFTPKSIAQRGFASTPKQTEIAAPTKKPTTSGVINFFPNRQQQVTTVTSGGYVIGCAPETLPTSKTTAEQPTQKANILQQKRKNLKNALNNIKAVNAGQVSLLKVSQKLGQNTQGSQAQAKTVEPPTLLVEDDVPAEPLPEKMIIAATKQQKHQVQVAPQSTPHIEPTSEPQMQSEPTDLSQSARPSIPDDILLGKVIKDGDLLKLILKALKWPVNKNTMEAQLERLRNSRFATIMADPNLLQDADLTQIMGPYLGPVLQAAQMLQQQQVAAAAAAAAAVTKETELQVAGITTALPYKLPAETSVQLVPASPEEETEVSDVTPKASASNQSLKRDGENDNMKLAPPKKVRKVSARGRSASIFNSDEYAALNSTLNSQYLNSKSTPDIHVDLDPAALFTHLNMLSGLSATSSNDALLALLQRQRAALSRMQQPQSQSQPRRQRSNSIITVPASGSDFVFDTDDIILMEPDDCTESTTSNLQNNGDGNAGSSSSLSQTESVTFPVPQQVSKPMITRPIIKRRKTVIQASPARLNLAINTKEVTPVTSTLTETVAYTATTTKLAAGSSNVLQPTAAPPPKKPSKTQSLDSLNTIATQFPSNIISIGTQVPSNTTNVSEAAPTAIVTKATETMLTPTAAAATSVSSLAGSNTTSTTKAVTTNAAAAGKTTTRNSNAVKRQTSSKSALGQQLLEAIGLQKVAAENKDVAVVSATTPAPRGSVQQIRSALKKSLQKAQEQQQQRTKKVEDNSEETVNVVKEVVVQPRAKPASNTLGGPLDVEEEINKITLVLQSKAKEDKKIEEADKRLTAAAPSRIPGIRRKLLPPTRNRKSTVTLVADEIVDLIDDEENHDAAEGKSVAKNKDKDLLSSNVEQEETDVYLTATSLASLQRLHKADVKDAKSTSPTRRRGRKLQEEIELEEDEDDDEDDKPLKPKTEKNPGDRQEVEPRSRTPAPRQRSRPPPANGRKAPSERDFEKESDDTASVKNDNESTTSTVVSTRPSRVSKTMSKYYKGPDKSPGTTRRSAVSTRSSRGRS, from the exons ATTTCAGAAGAGGATATACTGCCGAAGGTGTTATGCAAGGCATGTTTCCGCCAAGTAGAAGCCACAGCATCACTGTCCAAAATCGCCAAGCACACACAAAAGGTTTTCCGTGATTTCATCTTCAATACAAAG tCGTGTTTGCAAGCTGAGAGCAGTGAAAGCAACAACCCCACCAGTAAAGCTCCCGCATCCAAGTCTCCAAAAGAATGTGCATCTGTCGCTCAAGTACCGGAGAGGCCGAAACCGAAGGAGCGCGAGAAACTGGTTGTGCAGAGCGCTGAATCCACACCACCAGCATCACTGCCCGCATCGTCGACATGTTCCCACAAAGACGAGGTCGTCCTAAATGTGTCTGTCAACGATCCGCTGACACGTGAAACCCAGCACAAGATGATAACGGCATCGCGTCGTCAGAACTCGCTGGACACGCGTTTCACACCGAAGTCTATTGCACAACGCGGTTTTGCCAGCACACCGAAGCAGACAGAAATTGCTGCTCCCACCAAGAAGCCAACCACGTCGGGTGTCATAAATTTCTTCCCCAATCGGCAACAACAGGTAACGACAGTCACAAGCGGTGGTTACGTAATCGGTTGTGCACCTGAAACCCTGCCCACAAGCAAAACTACAGCCGAGCAGCCTACACAGAAAGCCAATATTTTGCAGCAGAAGcgtaaaaatctcaaaaatgcACTAAACAATATCAAAGCAGTTAATGCTGGACAAGTTTCCCTGCTGAAGGTCTCACAAAAGCTCGGTCAAAATACACAGGGTAGCCAAGCACAAGCGAAAACTGTCGAGCCGCCAACTTTGTTGGTTGAAGATGATGTACCGGCAGAGCCGCTTCCAGAGAAGATGATAATTGCCgctacaaaacaacaaaaacatcaagTGCAAGTTGCGCCCCAGTCCACTCCACATATCGAGCCAACATCCGAGCCACAAATGCAATCGGAACCGACCGATTTGTCACAGTCGGCCAGACCTAGTATTCCTGATGACATCTTGCTCGGTAAAGTAATCAAAGATGGCGATCTCCTCAAACTCATATTGAAAGCACTAAAATGGCcggtaaataaaaacacaatggAGGCGCAATTGGAACGTTTGCGTAACTCACGTTTTGCCACCATAATGGCTGATCCGAATCTGCTGCAAGACGCCGATCTTACACAAATAATGGGTCCCTATTTGGGTCCTGTCTTGCAGGCGGCACAAATGTTGCAGCAGCAACAGGTAGCAGCCGCAGCTGCGGCAGCTGCAGCTGTCACCAAAGAAACCGAGTTGCAAGTGGCAGGCATAACAACAGCGTTGCCGTACAAATTGCCGGCAGAGACTTCTGTGCAATTGGTGCCAGCAAGCCCAGAAGAAGAAACAGAAGTATCCGACGTCACACCGAAGGCAAGTGCTTCGAATCAATCATTGAAGCGAGATGGCGAGAATGATAATATGAAATTAGCTCCGCCCAAAAAGGTGCGAAAAGTGTCGGCACGTGGACGCAGCGCGTCGATATTTAACAGCGATGAATACGCTGCTCTGAATTCTACACTCAATTCGCAGTATTTGAATTCCAAGTCGACACCCGACATACACGTCGATCTCGATCCAGCGGCATTATTTACACATTTGAACATGCTAAGCGGTCTCAGCGCCACCAGCTCGAATGATGCCTTGCTGGCACTGCTACAACGGCAACGTGCCGCTCTTAGCCGCATGCAACAGCCCCAGTCACAATCACAGCCCAGACGCCAGCGTAGCAACTCGATTATTACAGTGCCCGCCAGCGGAAGTGACTTTGTTTTCGATACAGATGACATTATATTGATGGAACCGGATGATTGCACTGAAAGCACAACATCAAACTTGCAAAATAATGGCGATGGAAACGCGGGTAGCTCCTCAAGTCTATCACAAACCGAGTCCGTCACCTTTCCAGTTCCACAACAGGTATCCAAACCCATGATAACACGTCCAATTATAAAACGTCGCAAAACCGTTATACAGGCTTCACCAGCGCGTTTGAATCTTGCCATAAACACTAAGGAAGTAACACCTGTAACCTCAACACTAACTGAGACCGTAGCCTACACTGCCACAACGACAAAATTGGCGGCGGGCTCCTCCAATGTATTACAACCGACAGCAGCGCCGCCGCCAAAGAAACCCTCCAAGACGCAATCCCTCGACAGCCTCAACACAATTGCCACCCAATTCCCTTCCAACATCATCTCAATTGGCACACAAGTACCATCAAACACAACGAATGTGAGCGAAGCCGCACCAACCGCAATTGTAACTAAAGCAACGGAGACTATGCTGACACCTACCGCAGCTGCGGCTACCAGTGTGTCTTCGCTGGCGGGAAGCAATACAACCAGCACGACCAAGGCTGTCACAACGAATGCTGCCGCAGCCGGCAAGACGACTACGCGTAACAGTAATGCAGTTAAAAGACAAACTTCGAGCAAATCAGCGCTTGGTCAACAGTTACTGGAAGCGATTGGACTGCAGAAGGTCGCAGCGGAGAATAAAGATGTCGCTGTAGTGTCTGCAACCACACCAGCGCCACGTGGTTCAGTACAACAAATACGCAGCGCCTTGAAAAAGTCATTGCAGAAAGCACaggagcaacaacagcaacgcacCAAAAAAGTTGAGGATAATTCGGAAGAGACGGTGAATGTTGTGAAGGAAGTAGTGGTTCAACCACGCGCCAAACCAGCGTCTAATACACTCGGCGGTCCCCTAGATGTGGAGGAGGAAATCAATAAAATCACATTGGTATTGCAGAGCAAAGCCAAGGAAGATAAGAAAATCGAAGAGGCAGACAAACGTTTGACCGCGGCGGCGCCAAGCAGAATCCCTGGTATCAGACGAAAACTATTGCCGCCCACACGCAATCGCAAGTCGACAGTTACACTTGTGGCGGATGAAATAGTGGATCTCATCGACGACGAAGAAAATCATGATGCAGCTGAGGGCAAAAGTGTCGCCAAAAACAAGGACAAGGATTTACT cTCCTCAAATGTGGAACAGGAAGAAACCGACGTCTACTTAACTGCCACATCCTTAGCATCGTTACAGCGCCTACACAAAGCTGACGTTAAGGATGCAAAGAGTACTTCACCAACGCGTAGACGTGGTAGAAAATTGCAAGAGGAAATTGAGTTAGAGGAAGATGAGGATGATGACGAGGACGATAAGCCGTTGAAACCCAAAACTGAAAAGAACCCCGGCGACAGGCAAGAAGTTGAACCGCGAAGCCGTACGCCGGCACCACGTCAACGCAGCCGACCACCGCCGGCGAATGGACGCAAAGCGCCCAGTGAGCGTGACTTCGAAAAGGAAAGCGACGACACGGCGAGCGTCAAGAATGACAACGAAAGCACCACCAGCACAgt TGTCAGCACGCGGCCATCACGCGTCAGCAAAACGATGTCTAAATATTACAAGGGTCCAGATAAATCGCCCGGCACAACGCGGCGTTCCGCAGTCTCGACGCGCAGCAGTAGGGGGCG AAGTTAA